The genomic window CCGGCTGCGCAGGTGGCGCCCGCTGCCGAGGAGCCTGCCGCGTCGGAGGCGGCACCCGCCCGTCGCCGCGTGACCCGTAAGGCGACGGCTCCGGCCGGTTCGCCCGCTGTTTCCGACGAGCCCGTGGCCGAGGCTGCGGCGCCGGCTCCCGCGCCGGTCGAGGACGAGCCTGCCGTGTCCGACGCGGCGCCGTCGCGGGCCCGTCGGCGTGCCACGCGTAAGGCGACGGCTCCGGCCGGTTCGCCCGCTGTTTCCGACGAGCCCGTGGCCGAGGCTGCGGCGCCCGCCCCGGCGCCGGTCGAGGACGAGCCTGCCGTGTTCGACGCGGCGCCGTCGCGGGCCCGTCGGCGTGCCACCCGTAAGGCGACGGCTCCGGCCGGTTCGCCCGCTGTCGCGTACGAGCAGGCGACCCCGGCCCGTCCCCAGGCGGCCGCCCCCACGGCACCCGCAGCTGCGGCCGCTCCCGCCGAGGAGGCCGCGCCCGCAGGGCGGCAGCGGCGGACGCGGAAGAAGGCGGCACCCGCCGCGACCTTCTCCGCTCCCGGCGGCGACGGCTCCCGGCGGCTGAAGCCCGGCGCGCTGGCGCCCCAGCACGACGGCTCCGGCGACGCGGCCCCGGCCGCACCGGGCACCTCCTACACCGGCAAGGCGCTGCGGGACGGCGACGGCTGGGCCGTCGAGGTCGACGACGCCTACGAGATCCGCGGCTACGGCCCCACGCCCGAGGACGCCGCCGCACAGGCCGCGATCGCGCTGGCCGACGCCTTCGGCATCCCCGCCGAGTCGGTGACGCTCGAAGTACGGACCGAGGAGGCGCCCGCACGCGGCCGCCGCCGGGCCGCGCAGCCGCCGACGGCCGTCTTCCAGCCGCCGGTCTTCGTCGCCCCCACCCCCGCGCCCGCGGTGACCGAGGAGAGCGACGCGGAGCCGGAGCCGGAGCCCGAGCCGGAGGCCGACGAGCACGAGGGCGGCGGCCCGCGCCGCCGTCGCCGCCGCAGGGGCGGCGCCGCGGTGGAGGCCGAGCCCGAGACCGCGCGGGGCGCCGAGAGCGCCGCCGAGGTCGAGACCGAGGCCGAGGCCGACGAGAGCGACGACGCGGAGAGCGACGCGGACGACGAGGACCGTCCCTCCTCCCGGCGCCGCCGTCGTGGCGGCCGTCGCCGTCGCCGCGGCGAGTCCGCCGAGCAGGACGAGACCGCGTCCGGCGACGACGAGGACGAGGACGAGCCGCAGGACGGCGAGGACGCCGAGGCCGCCGACGAGCACGACGAGGACCACCCGCAGGGCGGCTCCGGCGGCAGCACCAGCAGCCGTCGCCGTCGCCGTCGCCGTCGCCGCGGTGGCGACTCCGGCGCGGACGACGCCCACGGCCAGGACGTGGACGACCCGGAGCGTACGGTCGTCAAGGTCCGCGAGCCGCGGCAGAGCCAGGAGCCGCTCGGCACCGGCGCCGACCAGGTGCAGTCCATCAAGGGCTCCACCCGCCTCGAAGCGAAGAAGCAGCGCCGCCGCGAGGGCCGCGAGCAGGGCCGCCGCCGGGTGCCGATCATCACCGAGGCCGAGTTCCTGGCCCGCCGCGAGGCGGTCGAGCGCGTCATGGTGGTGCGGCAGAACGGCGAGCGCACCCAGATCGGCGTGCTGGAGGACAACGTCCTCGTCGAGCACTACGTCAACAAGGAGCAGGCCACCAGCTACGTCGGCAACGTCTACCTGGGCAAGGTCCAGAACGTGCTGCCGTCCATGGAGGCCGCCTTCGTCGACATCGGCAAGGGCCGCAACGCCGTGCTCTACGCCGGCGAGGTCAACTTCGAGGCGCTCGGCCTGTCCGGCGGCCCGCGCCGGATCGAGTCCGCGCTCAAGTCCGGCCAGCCGGTGCTCGTCCAGGTCACCAAGGACCCGATCGGCCACAAGGGCGCCCGGCTCACCAGCCAGGTCAGCCTGCCCGGCCGCTACCTGGTCTACGTGCCCGAGGGCTCGATGACCGGCATCAGCCGCAAGCTGCCCGACACCGAGCGCGCCCGGCTCAAGACGATCCTCAAGAAGATCGTCCCCGAGGACGCCGGCGTCATCGTCCGCACCGCGGCCGAGGGTGCCAGCGAGGACGAGCTGCGCCGCGACGTCGAGCGCCTGCAGGCGCAGTGGGACGACATCCAGCGCAAGGCCAAGAACGGCGGCGGCTCCAACGCGCCGACGCTGCTCTACGGCGAGCCCGACATGACCGTCCGGGTGGTCAGGGACATCTTCAACGAGGACTTCTCGAAGGTCATCGTCAGCGGCGACGAGGCGTGGAGCACCATCCACGAGTACGTCAGCCACGTCGCGCCCGACCTGGCCGACCGGCTCTCCCGCTGGACGTCGGAGGTGGACGTCTTCGCGACGTACCGCATCGACGAGCAGCTGCTCAAGGCGCTGGACCGCAAGGTGTGGCTGCCGTCCGGCGGTTCGCTGGTGATCGACAAGACCGAGGCGATGGTCGTGGTCGACGTCAACACCGGCAAGTTCACCGGGCAGGGCGGCAACCTGGAGGAGACCGTCACCCGCAACAACCTGGAGGCGGCCGAGGAGATCGTCCGCCAGCTGCGGCTGCGGGACCTCGGCGGCATCGTGGTCGTCGACTTCATCGACATGGTCCTGGAGTCCAACCGCGACCTGGTCATGCGGCGGCTGCTCGAATGCCTGGGCCGGGACCGCACCAAGCACCAGGTGGCCGAGGTCACCTCGCTCGGCCTGGTCCAGATGACCCGCAAGCGGGTCGGCCAGGGCCTGCTCGAGTCCTTCTCCGAGACCTGCGTCCAC from Streptomyces sp. NBC_01198 includes these protein-coding regions:
- a CDS encoding Rne/Rng family ribonuclease: MPDQTDPQPTNGETPAEAAPARRRRAASRPAGPPAGAASDGDTAAANDAAEAAPARRRTRKTAAAEPTAPDSGDEASVAAAPRRRATRKTAAGAEEPAGEAVTAEDAPARPRRRATRKATAAEEAAPAAQVAPAAEEPAASEAAPARRRATRKATAPAGSPAVSEEPAGEAVTAEDAPARPRRRATRKATAAEEAAPAAQVAPAAEEPAASEAAPARRRVTRKATAPAGSPAVSDEPVAEAAAPAPAPVEDEPAVSDAAPSRARRRATRKATAPAGSPAVSDEPVAEAAAPAPAPVEDEPAVFDAAPSRARRRATRKATAPAGSPAVAYEQATPARPQAAAPTAPAAAAAPAEEAAPAGRQRRTRKKAAPAATFSAPGGDGSRRLKPGALAPQHDGSGDAAPAAPGTSYTGKALRDGDGWAVEVDDAYEIRGYGPTPEDAAAQAAIALADAFGIPAESVTLEVRTEEAPARGRRRAAQPPTAVFQPPVFVAPTPAPAVTEESDAEPEPEPEPEADEHEGGGPRRRRRRRGGAAVEAEPETARGAESAAEVETEAEADESDDAESDADDEDRPSSRRRRRGGRRRRRGESAEQDETASGDDEDEDEPQDGEDAEAADEHDEDHPQGGSGGSTSSRRRRRRRRRGGDSGADDAHGQDVDDPERTVVKVREPRQSQEPLGTGADQVQSIKGSTRLEAKKQRRREGREQGRRRVPIITEAEFLARREAVERVMVVRQNGERTQIGVLEDNVLVEHYVNKEQATSYVGNVYLGKVQNVLPSMEAAFVDIGKGRNAVLYAGEVNFEALGLSGGPRRIESALKSGQPVLVQVTKDPIGHKGARLTSQVSLPGRYLVYVPEGSMTGISRKLPDTERARLKTILKKIVPEDAGVIVRTAAEGASEDELRRDVERLQAQWDDIQRKAKNGGGSNAPTLLYGEPDMTVRVVRDIFNEDFSKVIVSGDEAWSTIHEYVSHVAPDLADRLSRWTSEVDVFATYRIDEQLLKALDRKVWLPSGGSLVIDKTEAMVVVDVNTGKFTGQGGNLEETVTRNNLEAAEEIVRQLRLRDLGGIVVVDFIDMVLESNRDLVMRRLLECLGRDRTKHQVAEVTSLGLVQMTRKRVGQGLLESFSETCVHCNGRGVIVHMDQATTTGGGGKRKRRGGKAGNGDLGHEHEHVADVEIEADETEELPELEPIEVGESDLVPAVGDPEEEWFGSAAEAEAAASPSRGRNRRRGSRKATAPAGAPAAAGGETEQAFVVVPVSEPDVEPEAEPAAPLPEVSTEPPARTRRRATRKATAPAGSPAAGEEAAVVVVTAEAPVAAAEVLAEPEVSTEPPARTRRRATRKVTAPAGSPAAGEDTEIVVAAAPSEEAAAPAEPKKRAAARKAPAKKAAAKKAVAAKKTTAKKAASKKSAAKKAATSAE